From a single Pseudalkalibacillus hwajinpoensis genomic region:
- a CDS encoding LacI family DNA-binding transcriptional regulator has product MAVTIKDVAKLANVAPSTVSRVIANNSRISEQTKRRVREAMEYLGYHPNYNARSLANRSTQTIGLVMPSSADKVFQNPFFPEVLRGISTKAHEKDYTIYISTGSKEEEILEGVMGMVHGRRVDGIVMLYSRIDDKIMTFLEEQNFPFTVIGKPLANPDSITHVDNDNFRAAKDVTEHFISKGHERIAFVGGNLDLVVTVDRLSGYEKALREANILHNDDYVVHVEFLKEGGQEAVMELFTLEEPPTALVVADDLMALGIMSKLDEMGLSVPEDVSIISFNNVMLAEYASPPLTSVDINIFQLGYEAVNCLLEKIHDPDSGNKRVCVPHKVVERWTVKTLTENEKVK; this is encoded by the coding sequence GTGGCAGTAACCATTAAAGATGTAGCTAAGCTTGCAAATGTTGCACCTTCGACGGTATCGCGTGTGATTGCGAACAATTCACGAATTAGTGAACAAACGAAGCGCCGTGTTCGTGAAGCGATGGAATACCTTGGCTATCATCCGAATTATAATGCAAGAAGTCTTGCTAATCGAAGCACACAAACAATCGGGCTCGTAATGCCGAGTTCAGCGGATAAAGTTTTTCAGAATCCGTTTTTCCCTGAGGTACTTCGGGGCATCAGTACGAAAGCACATGAGAAAGATTACACGATCTATATATCTACAGGATCAAAGGAAGAAGAAATTTTAGAAGGTGTAATGGGGATGGTTCATGGGAGACGAGTCGATGGGATCGTAATGCTTTACTCAAGAATTGACGATAAAATCATGACGTTTCTTGAAGAACAGAACTTTCCATTTACTGTTATTGGTAAACCATTAGCCAACCCAGATTCCATTACTCATGTGGATAATGATAACTTCCGAGCAGCAAAAGATGTGACAGAGCACTTTATTAGTAAGGGACACGAACGCATAGCTTTTGTTGGAGGAAATCTGGATCTGGTTGTAACCGTCGACCGATTGAGTGGGTATGAAAAAGCACTTCGAGAAGCCAATATTCTTCATAATGATGACTATGTTGTTCATGTAGAGTTTCTAAAAGAAGGTGGACAGGAAGCGGTGATGGAATTGTTCACCCTTGAGGAACCGCCAACAGCGCTTGTTGTAGCCGATGATTTAATGGCTCTTGGGATTATGAGTAAGCTTGATGAAATGGGACTTTCTGTCCCTGAGGATGTCTCAATTATAAGCTTTAACAATGTGATGCTGGCTGAGTATGCAAGTCCGCCATTAACTTCAGTTGATATTAATATTTTTCAACTCGGGTATGAGGCGGTTAACTGTTTGCTTGAAAAGATTCACGATCCTGATTCAGGAAACAAAAGAGTCTGTGTGCCACATAAAGTCGTTGAACGCTGGACAGTGAAAACGCTTACCGAAAATGAGAAAGTGAAGTAG
- a CDS encoding alpha-glycosidase: MQKEAIYHRPKDNYAYAYNAETLHLRLKTKKDDLSSVSLIYGDPYDWKNNAWQSMKAPMERSGSDSLFDYWTISVKPSYRRMRYGFYLEDANEDFYYTEKGFFTEAPSDTNDFFSFPFLNSVDVFRAPEWVKDTVWYQIFPERFANGDPSLNPKDTLPWGEYPPTQDNFFGGDFQGVMNHLDYLTELGVNGIYFTPIFKAQSNHKYDTIDYMEIDPQFGDKETFKQLIGACHERGIKVMLDAVFNHSGYYFEPFQDLLKNGENSRYRDWFHVRSYPIELKPIPSYDTFAFEASMPKLNTENPEVKEYLLNVGKYWVKEFDIDGWRLDVANEIDHQFWRDFRREVKQIKPELYILGEIWHDSMPWLQGDQFDAVMNYPMTSALLDHFAHDTISIKTMANRMTSLLHSYPKNVNEAAFNLLGSHDTPRMLTLANDQKELVKLMYLLQFSFPGTPCIYYGDEIGMTGGADPGCRHCMIWDKENQDLELFQFIKELIDLRKKRPAFGNSGSFDLISTDNHVIQFKKETKEETLFFFINSQEKSANVDISSHLSGEVISLFGKSKIENFTLTLEAYGFAILSNG, translated from the coding sequence ATGCAGAAAGAAGCTATTTATCACCGTCCAAAGGATAACTATGCTTATGCGTATAATGCGGAAACACTTCACTTACGATTAAAAACAAAAAAAGATGATCTCTCATCTGTTTCTCTCATTTACGGTGATCCATATGACTGGAAGAATAATGCCTGGCAATCAATGAAAGCACCAATGGAACGAAGTGGTTCTGACTCGCTTTTTGATTATTGGACGATCTCAGTAAAGCCGTCCTATCGCCGAATGAGATATGGTTTTTATTTAGAAGATGCGAATGAAGACTTCTATTATACTGAGAAGGGTTTTTTTACAGAGGCTCCTTCCGATACCAATGACTTTTTTAGTTTTCCTTTCTTAAACAGCGTCGACGTCTTCCGAGCTCCTGAGTGGGTAAAAGACACGGTGTGGTATCAGATTTTTCCTGAGCGATTTGCAAATGGGGACCCTTCTTTAAATCCTAAAGACACCCTTCCCTGGGGCGAATATCCCCCAACTCAAGATAATTTCTTTGGTGGTGATTTCCAGGGGGTCATGAACCATCTTGATTATTTAACTGAACTTGGCGTGAACGGTATTTATTTCACTCCGATTTTCAAAGCCCAATCAAATCATAAATACGATACGATTGATTATATGGAGATTGATCCTCAATTTGGAGACAAAGAAACTTTTAAACAATTGATTGGTGCCTGCCATGAACGTGGAATTAAGGTGATGCTCGACGCTGTTTTCAACCATAGCGGCTATTATTTTGAACCGTTTCAAGATTTGTTGAAAAATGGAGAGAACTCGCGCTATCGAGACTGGTTTCATGTTCGATCGTACCCGATCGAATTAAAACCCATTCCATCTTATGATACATTCGCTTTTGAAGCATCGATGCCTAAATTAAATACTGAGAATCCTGAAGTAAAAGAATATCTTCTAAATGTAGGGAAGTACTGGGTGAAGGAATTTGATATTGACGGCTGGCGACTAGATGTAGCAAATGAAATTGATCACCAGTTCTGGAGAGACTTTAGAAGAGAAGTGAAACAAATTAAGCCTGAGCTCTATATTCTTGGAGAAATCTGGCATGATTCAATGCCATGGCTGCAGGGGGATCAATTCGATGCAGTTATGAATTACCCGATGACCTCCGCCCTTCTCGATCATTTTGCACATGATACCATTTCGATTAAAACGATGGCCAACCGCATGACTTCTCTTCTTCATTCTTATCCTAAAAACGTTAATGAAGCTGCATTCAACCTGCTCGGTAGTCATGACACACCAAGGATGCTAACATTAGCAAATGATCAAAAAGAGCTTGTAAAGCTAATGTATCTTCTCCAGTTTTCCTTTCCTGGCACGCCTTGTATTTATTATGGTGATGAAATCGGGATGACAGGTGGAGCGGATCCCGGTTGTCGTCACTGCATGATCTGGGATAAAGAGAATCAGGACCTGGAGTTATTCCAGTTTATAAAGGAATTAATCGACTTGAGAAAGAAACGCCCTGCTTTTGGTAACAGCGGGTCATTTGATTTGATTTCTACAGATAATCATGTGATTCAGTTTAAGAAAGAAACGAAAGAAGAAACCTTGTTCTTCTTCATTAATAGTCAGGAAAAATCAGCAAATGTAGATATATCATCTCACCTTTCAGGCGAGGTCATCAGCCTGTTTGGAAAGAGTAAAATCGAAAACTTCACATTAACTCTCGAAGCATATGGTTTTGCGATTTTATCAAATGGTTAA
- the ligD gene encoding non-homologous end-joining DNA ligase, producing MTRSLLPMLPTLSSSFPGSEGWIYEVKYDGYRAILDWDGETIQITSRNGHHLNKRFQILHDALSSLFVTYNIIPCCLDGEICILKNEYCADFESLHKRKEKPITFMVFDLLTLEKKLLLSSPLHERKKALQQVLQGLPDNRSIAMVHMHETIDGLWELVQHYKGEGVVCKKHNSLYREGKRTENWLKIKNWKSATVFLNAYDHRNGYFHTAVKRSGGIYEIARFSHGLSSEERGALLEIIKGNTSKEKQSLSYVKPGIVLELEYLDLYNEMLRHPRFKRFCFQKPWEDCTWETIQSSLTI from the coding sequence ATGACTAGGTCTTTACTTCCAATGCTTCCAACCCTGTCCTCCTCTTTTCCTGGTAGCGAAGGTTGGATTTACGAAGTGAAATATGATGGATATCGAGCGATTTTGGACTGGGATGGGGAAACGATTCAGATAACTAGCCGAAATGGTCATCATCTGAACAAAAGATTTCAAATCTTACACGACGCTCTATCCTCCCTATTTGTCACATACAACATCATTCCCTGTTGTTTAGACGGAGAAATTTGTATTCTTAAAAATGAGTACTGTGCTGATTTTGAGTCCCTTCATAAACGTAAGGAGAAACCGATTACCTTTATGGTGTTCGATCTGCTTACACTTGAGAAGAAGCTACTTCTATCCTCTCCATTGCATGAAAGAAAAAAGGCATTACAACAAGTATTACAAGGACTTCCTGATAATAGATCCATTGCGATGGTTCACATGCATGAAACAATAGACGGCTTATGGGAACTTGTCCAGCACTATAAAGGGGAAGGAGTGGTTTGTAAAAAGCATAACAGTCTTTACAGAGAAGGGAAAAGAACGGAAAACTGGCTGAAGATCAAGAATTGGAAAAGCGCGACCGTTTTTTTAAACGCTTATGATCATCGAAATGGTTATTTTCATACTGCGGTGAAACGATCAGGAGGAATATATGAAATTGCCCGCTTTTCCCACGGGTTAAGTTCCGAAGAGCGAGGAGCATTATTAGAAATTATCAAAGGAAATACATCAAAGGAAAAGCAGAGCCTTTCTTACGTAAAGCCAGGCATTGTATTGGAACTAGAATATCTGGATCTTTACAATGAAATGTTAAGGCACCCAAGATTTAAACGGTTTTGCTTCCAAAAACCCTGGGAGGATTGCACGTGGGAAACCATTCAATCATCGTTAACGATATAG
- a CDS encoding extracellular solute-binding protein, translating into MKRFFTLFLTLVLAIGVLAACGPQNTENASNSSEGGNEGDAEANKPEKLVVWEDTDKGIALEPAIASFEEEYGIKVEFKELGMADEIREQIRLDGPAGTGPDVITLPHDQIGQAAVEGLISPIEVDQAVTDTFTDSSIEAETYNGELYGLPKATETPVFIYNKALMDKAPETMDEVYDFATEFTKNKQYGFLALWDNFYFANAVLAGYGSYVFERTDEGLNPQKLGLNNEGAVEGAQYVQKWYAEGLFPNGLIGENGGSTMDGLFNEGKAASVMNGPWAFQGYKDAGIDIGVAPMPKLPNGENFETFIGVKGWHVSNFSENKEWATKLVEWISNEENAKIRYEKTAEIPPVKALIEDPVIADNEGASAVAIQSQYGVPMPNIPEMAEVWEPAASALQLVATGKQEPKAALEEATKTIKSQIEQNHSN; encoded by the coding sequence ATGAAACGTTTTTTTACTTTGTTTCTAACACTTGTCCTTGCAATTGGGGTACTTGCAGCTTGTGGACCACAAAACACAGAAAATGCTTCTAACAGCAGTGAAGGCGGCAACGAGGGTGATGCGGAGGCAAATAAACCTGAGAAGCTTGTTGTTTGGGAAGATACAGATAAAGGGATCGCACTTGAACCCGCAATTGCAAGCTTTGAAGAAGAATATGGTATTAAAGTAGAATTTAAAGAGCTAGGTATGGCTGATGAAATTAGAGAACAGATTCGACTTGACGGTCCCGCTGGAACAGGTCCTGACGTTATTACTCTTCCACATGATCAGATTGGACAGGCTGCTGTTGAAGGACTTATTTCTCCAATTGAGGTTGATCAGGCAGTTACTGATACGTTTACTGACTCTTCTATTGAAGCAGAAACATATAATGGTGAGCTTTATGGACTACCAAAAGCAACTGAAACACCAGTTTTTATTTATAACAAAGCTTTGATGGATAAAGCTCCTGAAACAATGGATGAAGTATATGATTTTGCTACTGAGTTTACAAAGAACAAGCAATATGGATTCCTTGCACTTTGGGATAATTTCTATTTTGCAAACGCTGTACTAGCTGGTTATGGCAGTTATGTATTTGAGCGTACAGATGAAGGTCTAAATCCGCAGAAGCTTGGACTAAACAATGAAGGCGCTGTAGAGGGTGCACAATACGTACAGAAGTGGTATGCAGAAGGTCTTTTCCCTAATGGACTTATCGGTGAAAACGGTGGCTCCACAATGGATGGTCTCTTTAACGAAGGAAAAGCGGCATCTGTAATGAACGGTCCATGGGCTTTCCAGGGCTATAAAGATGCTGGTATCGATATTGGTGTTGCACCTATGCCTAAACTTCCGAACGGTGAGAATTTCGAAACATTCATCGGTGTAAAAGGCTGGCACGTAAGTAATTTCTCAGAAAATAAAGAGTGGGCTACAAAGCTAGTTGAATGGATCTCAAACGAAGAAAATGCAAAAATTCGCTATGAAAAAACTGCTGAAATCCCTCCAGTTAAAGCACTAATTGAAGATCCTGTTATTGCTGATAACGAAGGAGCAAGTGCAGTAGCAATTCAATCTCAATACGGTGTTCCAATGCCAAACATACCTGAAATGGCAGAAGTATGGGAGCCGGCAGCATCTGCGCTTCAGCTTGTAGCAACTGGTAAGCAAGAGCCAAAAGCAGCGCTTGAAGAAGCTACGAAAACAATTAAGTCTCAAATCGAACAGAACCACAGCAACTAG
- a CDS encoding P-II family nitrogen regulator — MKKVEAIIRPEAFQDLKDRLRDEGITGMTVSEVAGCGLQKKQTGVFRGSHFEVSLQAKIKVELVFDDHLLDHVVKNIRDVCATGAIGDGKIFVYPVEDVIRIRSGEHGLTAFK, encoded by the coding sequence ATGAAAAAAGTAGAAGCAATCATTCGCCCTGAAGCTTTCCAGGATTTAAAGGATCGATTAAGGGATGAAGGCATCACAGGCATGACAGTATCCGAGGTAGCTGGATGCGGATTACAGAAGAAACAAACCGGCGTGTTCAGAGGGAGTCATTTCGAAGTCTCTCTCCAGGCTAAGATTAAGGTAGAGCTTGTATTCGATGACCATCTGCTCGATCACGTTGTGAAGAATATACGAGATGTATGTGCAACCGGTGCAATTGGAGATGGAAAGATTTTTGTATACCCTGTTGAAGATGTCATTCGTATTCGCTCTGGCGAACATGGACTTACAGCGTTTAAATAA
- a CDS encoding sugar ABC transporter permease — MSPKMQNTLRLTLSYIAIAIACVIILYPVLWIIGSSFNPGDSLSGSSIIPKDATLEHYRSLFNTAESDYLLWYWNTLKICIITMVLAVAMISCMAYAFSRYRFVGRKNGLMTFLILQMIPNFAALIAIYVLAYITGLLDTHFALILVYAGGLLPMNTWLAKGYFDTIPKELDESARIDGAGHFRIFWQIILPLAKPILAVVALFSFITPFTDFILAQVILRSEERFTLAVGLYKMISDQFGNEFTTFAAGSVLIAIPISILFLSLQRYFISGLTAGGTKG; from the coding sequence ATGAGTCCAAAAATGCAGAACACACTACGTTTAACTTTGTCCTATATTGCCATTGCGATCGCTTGTGTCATTATCCTGTATCCAGTTCTATGGATAATTGGTTCATCGTTTAACCCGGGTGATAGCTTATCAGGTTCATCGATTATTCCGAAAGATGCAACACTAGAACACTATAGATCTTTATTTAATACAGCAGAGAGTGACTACCTGCTCTGGTACTGGAACACATTGAAAATTTGTATCATCACAATGGTGCTTGCTGTTGCGATGATCTCCTGTATGGCTTATGCATTTTCGCGCTACCGTTTCGTAGGCCGGAAAAATGGATTAATGACATTCTTAATACTTCAAATGATTCCTAACTTTGCAGCGTTAATTGCGATTTATGTACTGGCTTACATTACTGGATTATTAGATACCCACTTTGCGCTCATTCTTGTTTATGCTGGTGGACTGCTTCCGATGAACACATGGCTTGCAAAAGGGTACTTTGATACAATTCCGAAAGAGCTTGATGAGTCAGCAAGAATTGATGGAGCAGGACATTTTCGCATCTTCTGGCAGATTATACTACCGCTTGCGAAGCCTATTCTTGCCGTAGTGGCGCTGTTCAGTTTTATTACACCATTTACTGACTTTATCCTCGCACAGGTTATTTTAAGAAGTGAAGAGAGATTCACGCTAGCTGTTGGATTATACAAGATGATTTCTGATCAGTTTGGAAATGAGTTTACCACGTTTGCAGCAGGATCGGTTTTAATTGCCATTCCAATTTCTATCTTGTTCCTTTCGCTTCAACGTTACTTTATTTCTGGCCTTACAGCAGGGGGAACGAAGGGATAA
- a CDS encoding ammonium transporter, which produces MKKITSLFVALFFLSSGPAFAAGDESALTALSQSMDTVWVMIAAFLVFFMHAGFAMVETGFTRSKNALNILMKNLLTMSIGAVLYFVIGYGLMFGSSAGGFIGSDGFFLIGQSENIGFFVFQAVFAATCATIISGAVAERMKLISYIAVTIAMVGFVYPVVGHWIWGGGWLSELGFTDFAGSTVVHMTGAIGAVVAVTFLGGRIGKYSNGKVNVIQGHNIPLGALGVFILWFGWFGFNAGSTLSASDALIPTIVATTLLSASSGVIGSALYSYIRYKQIDASLTLNGALAGLVGITAGTANVSPVGALFIGLISGVILIEAVQLIDRRVKLDDPVGAIAVHGVCGVWGTLAVGLFAVEGGLFYGGGVSLLLVQAIGILAVMAWTVGTVGIFLFIYTRFSSIRVSREEEIQGLDFAEHGSTAYELRGGILNNNESPSSGSVFGHGLVDRLNGLEQAKLENNRKAEGAR; this is translated from the coding sequence ATGAAAAAGATAACAAGCTTGTTTGTCGCACTATTCTTCCTCTCTAGTGGTCCAGCTTTTGCAGCTGGAGATGAATCAGCACTTACTGCATTAAGTCAATCCATGGATACCGTCTGGGTGATGATCGCAGCTTTTCTTGTATTCTTTATGCACGCTGGATTCGCAATGGTAGAGACTGGATTTACTCGTTCAAAAAATGCGCTTAATATCTTAATGAAAAACTTACTAACGATGTCGATTGGAGCTGTTTTATATTTCGTCATCGGGTACGGTTTGATGTTTGGTTCATCGGCGGGCGGATTTATCGGAAGTGATGGCTTCTTCTTAATTGGACAATCTGAAAACATTGGATTCTTTGTCTTCCAGGCGGTTTTCGCTGCGACATGTGCAACGATCATTTCAGGGGCAGTGGCTGAACGAATGAAGCTAATCAGCTATATCGCTGTAACGATAGCAATGGTTGGTTTTGTTTACCCAGTAGTTGGACACTGGATCTGGGGCGGTGGCTGGCTTTCTGAGCTCGGATTCACCGACTTCGCTGGATCGACTGTTGTTCATATGACCGGTGCAATTGGTGCAGTAGTAGCTGTGACGTTCCTCGGAGGTCGTATTGGAAAATATTCAAATGGGAAAGTAAACGTTATTCAGGGCCACAACATTCCACTCGGTGCATTAGGTGTTTTCATCCTCTGGTTTGGTTGGTTTGGATTTAATGCAGGGAGCACGCTTTCAGCTAGCGACGCACTTATCCCTACGATCGTAGCAACAACACTTCTTTCTGCTTCAAGCGGTGTCATTGGAAGTGCACTTTACTCGTATATTCGTTACAAGCAAATTGATGCATCTCTTACGTTAAACGGAGCACTTGCTGGTCTGGTTGGTATTACAGCTGGAACAGCAAACGTCTCACCAGTCGGAGCCCTGTTCATTGGACTTATTTCAGGCGTTATCCTGATTGAAGCTGTTCAATTAATTGACCGTCGTGTGAAACTCGACGACCCTGTTGGCGCAATTGCGGTTCACGGAGTATGTGGTGTCTGGGGGACTCTTGCAGTTGGACTTTTCGCAGTGGAAGGCGGACTTTTCTATGGCGGCGGTGTTTCCTTACTACTTGTCCAGGCGATCGGAATTCTTGCCGTTATGGCATGGACAGTTGGTACAGTTGGTATTTTCCTTTTCATCTATACACGCTTCTCTTCGATCCGTGTATCACGTGAAGAAGAAATCCAGGGACTTGATTTCGCCGAGCATGGTTCAACTGCTTACGAATTAAGAGGTGGAATCCTAAACAACAACGAAAGCCCTTCATCCGGTTCTGTCTTCGGTCACGGACTCGTCGACCGACTAAATGGATTAGAACAAGCCAAATTAGAAAATAACAGAAAAGCGGAAGGGGCCCGTTAG
- a CDS encoding carbohydrate ABC transporter permease, which translates to MEATERQTKHRKTGLALSLIPGFGQFYNKQVLKGLMFFILTVSFAVAFADLINIGLWGIVTLGEELPRDHSIFLLTQGIIAVLVILIGLVIYFLNLRDAYLNGRNRDLGIPLNSVREQYRNVSEQGFPYLMLTPGFFLLIFVVIFPILFVILLSFTNYDLYHSPPANLVDWIGVQNYIDIFKLDIWRNTFLDVFSWTIVWTFVATTGQIAIGIFLAVLMNQKDLKFKGIFRTIFILPWAVPAFVSILVFAGMFNETFGAINNDILAAFGIDAIPWLTEPFWTKVALILIQFWLGFPFIFAMVTGVLQSIPDELYEAATVDGANIWQKFRGITLPMVLFAIAPILITQYTFNFNNFNVIYLFNGGGPAVSGQTAGSTDILISWIYKLTFTSAQYGKAAAITMILSAIVIGVALWQFRRTKSFQEEDMM; encoded by the coding sequence ATGGAGGCAACTGAACGTCAAACGAAGCATCGAAAAACAGGACTCGCTTTATCACTGATACCGGGGTTCGGTCAGTTTTATAACAAGCAGGTTCTAAAGGGGCTCATGTTCTTTATTCTTACAGTTTCCTTTGCAGTTGCTTTTGCTGACTTAATCAATATCGGATTATGGGGGATTGTAACACTCGGAGAAGAACTACCGCGAGATCACTCCATCTTCCTTTTAACTCAGGGAATTATTGCTGTCCTGGTTATCCTTATCGGGCTTGTGATCTACTTCTTAAATCTTAGGGATGCATACTTGAACGGAAGAAATCGTGATCTTGGCATTCCTCTAAATTCTGTTAGAGAACAATACCGAAATGTTTCTGAACAAGGCTTTCCATATTTAATGTTAACACCAGGATTTTTCCTTTTAATTTTCGTTGTTATTTTCCCAATTTTATTTGTTATCTTACTTTCTTTTACGAATTACGATCTTTATCACTCTCCACCAGCTAATCTTGTTGACTGGATTGGGGTTCAAAATTATATTGATATATTTAAACTGGACATTTGGCGCAACACATTCCTCGATGTGTTCTCATGGACAATCGTTTGGACATTTGTTGCAACAACGGGACAAATTGCCATCGGTATCTTCCTGGCCGTCTTAATGAACCAGAAAGACCTTAAATTTAAAGGCATCTTCAGAACTATTTTTATCCTGCCCTGGGCTGTACCTGCATTCGTTTCTATTCTTGTTTTTGCAGGGATGTTCAATGAAACTTTTGGTGCGATTAACAATGACATCTTAGCTGCTTTCGGTATCGACGCGATTCCATGGCTTACAGAGCCATTCTGGACGAAAGTTGCTTTAATACTCATACAGTTCTGGCTTGGATTCCCGTTCATCTTTGCAATGGTAACGGGTGTGCTTCAATCTATTCCAGATGAATTATACGAAGCTGCGACAGTGGACGGCGCTAATATTTGGCAGAAATTCAGAGGCATTACGCTTCCGATGGTCCTGTTCGCAATTGCACCAATTTTAATTACGCAGTATACATTTAACTTTAATAACTTTAACGTGATTTACTTGTTTAATGGAGGTGGACCTGCTGTATCAGGTCAAACGGCAGGTTCTACTGATATTTTGATTTCATGGATTTACAAGCTAACCTTTACATCCGCACAATATGGTAAAGCTGCTGCCATCACAATGATTCTTTCCGCCATCGTTATCGGTGTTGCATTGTGGCAGTTTAGAAGAACGAAATCATTCCAAGAAGAGGATATGATGTAA
- the ligD gene encoding non-homologous end-joining DNA ligase, with translation MGNHSIIVNDIEVSISNPDKYLWPGITKADYLHYLATISPLMLPFLQKKPLTVIRFPDGVDGEAFYQRNCPDYAPEYIDTVYMDDNNHIICSDLPSLLWLGNQAAIEFHIPFSPYDSHMPFEIVFDLDPPSQDEFYLAANAAKQIKLVLDRLQLTGFLKLSGNKGLQIHIPLPIDTFTYEDTKQFTAFIANYLVETDPQSFTTERLKKNRHGRLYIDYVQHAAGKTIIAPYSARGNQDGLVAAPIEWDELTEELLPKTFTMKEVIKRTSCPFRHLEDARQKQPFQPILEWLSKLKK, from the coding sequence GTGGGAAACCATTCAATCATCGTTAACGATATAGAGGTTAGTATTTCAAACCCTGACAAATACCTTTGGCCTGGTATTACAAAAGCTGACTACCTACACTATTTAGCTACTATCTCACCTCTCATGCTGCCCTTTTTACAAAAAAAACCCTTAACCGTTATTCGATTTCCTGATGGTGTAGATGGAGAAGCGTTTTATCAGCGTAACTGCCCTGATTATGCACCGGAGTATATTGATACAGTTTATATGGATGACAATAATCATATTATTTGCTCTGATTTACCTTCCCTTCTATGGCTAGGAAACCAAGCAGCCATTGAATTTCATATTCCTTTCTCGCCTTATGACAGCCACATGCCCTTTGAAATTGTATTTGACCTTGATCCACCCTCACAGGATGAGTTCTACCTTGCTGCAAACGCTGCAAAACAAATTAAGCTCGTCCTTGATCGTCTTCAATTAACTGGGTTTCTTAAACTATCCGGTAATAAAGGGTTGCAAATTCATATTCCACTTCCAATTGATACATTTACGTATGAAGATACGAAGCAATTCACTGCTTTTATTGCAAACTATTTAGTCGAAACGGATCCACAATCATTTACGACTGAAAGGTTAAAAAAGAACCGCCATGGACGACTCTATATCGATTATGTCCAGCATGCTGCAGGAAAAACGATCATAGCTCCTTATTCAGCCAGAGGAAATCAAGATGGCCTTGTTGCTGCACCAATTGAATGGGACGAATTAACAGAAGAACTATTACCTAAAACGTTTACAATGAAGGAAGTTATCAAACGCACTTCATGTCCTTTTCGTCACTTAGAAGACGCACGTCAGAAACAACCTTTCCAACCAATCCTTGAGTGGCTGTCCAAGTTAAAAAAGTAG